In the genome of Acanthopagrus latus isolate v.2019 chromosome 4, fAcaLat1.1, whole genome shotgun sequence, the window TCTGCTTATTCAACCATGTGAAATGATTTTCTTACATTGACCTGACTGTATTGTCAGGGCTTTCAATCTGCCCCCAAATTGACAGAAACTACCACAGACAATATCATCAAGGCGCTGGAAGCAAATCTCCCTCTTGCGGATTGTGTTTGCAGGAGATTTCGGTGAAAAGCATATTTGGGAAGTCTCAGCAGAGCTGAGCAGGGGGAACTGTTATGAGGCGTTGCTGAAGCGTGGCACGGCGAGCAGGGAAGCAGTGACAGGCATCTCTCTTCCTTACGCTTCACTTCCTCCAGGTGTCTCCGCATACAGCCAACGCAACCTGCCGTCTCTCGAGGGCACGCgcgcctgtgtgtctgtgtgtacacgtgtctatgtgtgtgcacatatctGTCCAGGGCCCAGGTATGCAGCGCTGATTAAACCCACGGCTAAGCGAAAAACACGCCCGGCTGCCAGTTCCAATGACCCTGAATACACATATGGCTGTTTTGGGGAAAACAAATGGGCGGAAAATGGAATACACAAGCACAGCTGGtacagagaaggaagaggaggggagagactACACTCATCCAGAGGAGCAGCCAGCCAAAGTATTCCTCTGAGTCATGGAGAGAGAAGATTTTTATAGATTCTCAGCCTCATGCTTTGTCTGCTGTTATGTATATCTGAGTGCAGAGTGTGATTATACCTGCCCACCATCTCCCCGTTCTTGTAGACGGGGATATTGGGTCTAAAAGAGTTGTTGTAAGGGCCAAAGTGGCAGTTTGGAGAACCAAACCACTGATCAAAGCCCTTCTTCAGAGGCAGATACTGCGGTCTGTGGCCCAGATGCCTGTAGTGACAAAAAAagtgcactcacacactgtaaGAGCAAAGTGATTGACAGAGCATTTAACAAGGTTTTTGCATATTCTAATTCAGATAACTACAAATATCTACAACTCATGCATTATTGTGCtattatacattattttctaAAGcataatctcacacacacacatgcaagacaCTGATAATCGGGAGCTATCTAGACTTtggtatcttgctcaaggacaatTCAGCATGTGGACCGGAAGAGACAGGGGATCAAAAAGCCAAATGTGATTAATGGCCGTTCCTCTTTGTATTGCTGTCCTGATTTGTTTTAAACCTGTTCAACCATGTAAAAGTACTTTATAACTTTGTTTACTTAGCCACAGCCATCATCACCAGCAATCATCAGCATAACCTCTAAAACTTCAGAAACCTCTAAAACTCCTGGATTAAAGGAGGATAAAGAGCTCACCACTTTCCAACGATCTTGCTGACGTAGTCCATTTTTGTCAGCATCTGGGGTAACAAAATCTCATCCTTGGAGATTCCTCCCATTATCTCCTGTGGTGTATATGCTATAAAAATGGTCAACATTTAGCTTTCAATGACTTTACTGCACATTATAGACCAAGTACTGAGAAAACCTGCAAAAAATGATTTGCAGCTGGATAATTTGCACAGTAAGTATACATGTTGAGACTGTACCGTTTCTGGCATGAGCGTTTGTGGTGTAGAAACCATTTCTGACAGGCAGCCTCCCGGTGAGAAGTGCAGCTCTGGCTGTCATcaatatgatgaaaaaaactgaattagGATTTCTGTATGCATGTGGGTTTTACAaatgctttttaactttcaagctAAAAGAGTGaagtgtgtgctgctgtcacataCAGTCAAGATTTCTCCAATTTGTAAAGTATTTTGGTTAAATTCTTTAATCAAAGAAGTAAAATTCAACATCATACTTGACCGTCATGGTAAAACATGAATTGCTCTGGCAGCTCAGTTTTGATGTGTTCATTGTAATCTTTCAGAATATATTGTAGGGTAACTACCATGACCACTACTCTTTACCAAGCAACTGCAAGTCAGCTCAGTTATGTATCTAATCCACAGGGCTCCAGGGTGCAACTATATTGGTCACACCAGTGCACCTGATATTCAGCAGATATTCAGTATTTGACAGTAGATGTACTGTAAGTATCAAACTGAAgtataatatttatttacatgcatATAGATACTGTATAGTATGGGACAAACTGATGGaacaattattacatttttcaattttctgaatgtttccGAAtatcagaatgtgtttttcgTGTGTCTTTGAATCTGACTGCTGATAAAATATATCAATTTAATATGCAGTGTGGAATCTGTAAAGTAATAAGTGTCTACAGTTAGCAAATCAACTTAGTgggtaaaaagtacaatatttgccacCAAATTGTAGTGGGAATGTTccacaaaatggaaatactcaagttatgTACAAGTACCTCAGTTGTGTCCTTAATTACAGCACTTGAATAAATTTACTTAGCTACATGACTAAATTTACataaagcaaaacatgtttctgcacCTTTATTCCTGTtaacaatcatttacataaattgttgtgaaattattattattatttggtgTACCTAAATTACAAGTGTAAGaggttagtctggagccctgaaTCTACCCTCATCTTTTaactgaaaaggaagaaaagaaggttTACAGCTTTATTATCAAACATTCCTTAACTGTATTGTAGGGTTTTCATGAACAGACTGCACACAAAGTCTGTTCCGCATCTCTGCTTTCCATGTTGTATCTGAACGAGACGATGTGCTTGGAGCTTATTTTTGGCACATAACAAGTGCTGCTCTGTGGTAGATCGGCTATGCTTTCTTGCGACATCTTAATGATGTGACAATAAAAAGTAGAGATAGAAGGCTGCAAACTGTGAAGAGAGAGCGAAATTAACATATTGCCAAACAGCTGGTTCACAACATTGTCTGCTGACTCACATGGGGAACAGAGTGGGTTGGCAGTGTAGAAATTTGGAAACAGCATGCCCTGAGCAGCCATGGCATCCAGGTTGGGGGTCTCTTTGGATGGCTGGCCAAACACCCCCAAGTCCCCCCAACCCATCTTTAAAAAAGCAGAGGGGAAAAGGGTTATTAACGGCCTCCGCTTGATATATTCACACAAAGAAAGGTAACACATACATgtcaacacatttacagacactTTATATAAGCTGCACTGttcatgaaaaaagaaaaaaagaaaaaaaaagaaagaaatcaactCACGTCATCCATGAGCAAGATGATGATGTTTGGAGGTAAAACATCCCCCGGCTCTCCCGTCAAGGCACAACATATTATTGCCGAAAACAGAATGAGAGTTTGAGAGCACTGCAGCACTGCCATTTCTATGCTGCAGTCATATGAGCATCAACTTCGAGGAAGTGGTTTGTTTTGCCTTCATTCGGACATTCGGCGCAGTGTTTGCGCATACACAATAGAGCGCTTGTTTGACGTAGCTTGAAGATTTTCAGCTCAGTTGATATCTATTTATATTCATTGACAAATCGATGTGCTAGTGGTGTCCATCGAGATAAATCCgtttaactgtaaaaacaaattaaatagttactttttttttttactttttactattTTTGGTGCATTCAAGGACTACTGATAAATATTGGACGTGCGAAACGAAAAATCGTTATCGGTCAGaaagaataaaagacaaatagaaTTACATGATAAATTATGACTAATACTAGTACCTTGTTAATAATTTACGAAAAACTACTGATAGAACCGTGCGTATTTATTCTGTAcgtttatatgttttatttttaaaacgaTACGTATTCGTTTGAATTTCCCACAGTTCCGGGAGCGTCTGAATGCATCATATCACGTGACATCATCTGTCAGCTCAGAGGAGGAACAGTAACATGGCGGTGTGCATAGCAGTGATCGCTAAAGAGGTattgcttcctgtttttaaatgtcccaGGTTTTATCCCAAGCCATTTGGATAAaatcttctccttcttcttatAATCATCTCTAACCAAGTGTCAGCTTTGACTGTACTCCGGAAGGTCTAGCAGGATGAATTATACGAACAGAGCTAACGTTAAAAGCTAACAACATTAGCATTCCTTCAGGCTGGCTGCTGTTACAATTTCAAATATCGTTATTGAGCTTTTTGTGCATTAACTGGTTTGTGTGTTGTCTGGTTTTCAACCCAGAACTACCCGCTGTATATCCGCAGCGTGCCCACTCAAAATGAGCTGAAGTTTCACTACACAGTCCACACCTCTCTGGatgtggtggaggagaagatcTCAGCTGTGGGTAAATCTTTGGGAGACCAGAGAGAGCTGTACTTGGGTCTGCTTTATCCCACCGAAGACTACAAAGTGTATCCttgtcttttaaagaaaaagaaaagggttgGGGGTCAGGAAAACCCACAAGAGGGCTTCACAAAATGCCTGACTTATCTTTTTATTAAGACAagtgtttttgggttttttttcttttacagggTTTAGAGTCTGATCTAAGGTTAATTGTCTTTTTAAGATCACACATCTGGTAATGAAGAAATGCGCTAAAATCCTAATGCCCATATTTCCAGATCTGTAGACCACTGCATTCCTTTTATTGTTGTTAATTTTGTAAGTCTGGGCATAAAGTTTATAAAACtgctgctataaaaaaaaaaaaagtatctcaGTCAACAGACCTCAATTCTGTGTGCACACCGTGAATAGTTTCTTACAGGTGGGGCTGGGTATTgtttaaaaattattattattgttgtttaaaaaaaacaaagactggtACTGATTCTTTGATTTCGATACTGGATCCTGAACAATCAGATACCAATTTTGCAACATCAGTTCAACAAAAGATTACATTACACATTCAGGTGGTGAGCCGCCTTTCTATCTCTAACCTAGTGTTTTTCATGCATGCTTCAAGACAGCAAATCAGCAGCACTGTTAGATCTTGTCACAACAAACGCACTGCATGCTTCTGAACATACTGATCACTTTTTACCtcataatgttttgtttgtgcaatTCGGCCAGTGCCATACACGTATCCAAGTTCAATACACCTCCCTATTTACGAGGGAAACCTAGTACCCTTAACTGGTACTCTAGATATGGGTATGTCACCAACTCAAAGGTTAAATTTGTCATTGTTGTGGACTCCTCGAATACATCATTACGGGACAACGAAATAAGAAGTGTAAGTTGAAGTTTAATCAACATCTACAAACTTTGTTGCCTGTCAGGATGTGTACAGTCACTAAAATGTTGCCCTAAATCTCAGACAAGATATTACAATCCAATAGAAATCACTGTTATTAAATGGGTAAATTCAATTAAGGTGGCTCTAGAAAAGCTGctacaatattgtttttctacattttctcaGTGCAGCTCTCTGAGCACCTCATAAATCCAGCCTCTCATCTAGAAATAGACACGTATCGTGCACATCCAGGTTTATACACAAGAAAAATTTAGAAACAATGTGCACATACCCCACAATACAATGTGAAGTGCttgttgcccccccccccttgaaATGGCTCAATGTCCTGTCTTATTCTATTCCAGATGTTCAGAAAATTGCACAACTCCTTCACAGATGTGATGTGCAACCCCTTCCACAATCCAGGGGACCAAATTCAGTCCAAGTGAGTTTATTGTTTTGAAACTTGAAAAGATTTACATCAGTATTTTCCAAATCCAGCAGCATTTAATTGTTGACTAAACACTCTCCAGGGCTTTTGATGGCATCGTATCTGGAATGATGGTGCAAACTGGCTGACGGAACTTCTTTCATCTGAACCTCCACTGTACAAAACCTTATCCTAatgatttgtttacatgttgcCTTGATTTAATGAAATGCATAAGtaataaaatgtcattgatGTATCACATCACTGCGTATGTCATTTTACTACAAATGAATCACCggatcattatttatttattcattcacttaCATAGCAAATAACTTAAGTTATACATAGGGAGAATTTACACGTAACATTGCAGGCAGCAACACAATACATTCGCATCAAGTTATAAAAATGAGACGCAAACTGCATAACAATTTGAGGATTGTCCCATGCATTCACGGCAACAAAAGCTTATAATTAAACACCTGACCCCAGTTTTCACATCGCACCTATTTGAAGGACTGATGAAGGGATGCAAAGttgtctctgctgcctctcacaTGATGCTCAACTCAGTATTGCCTGGAAACACTTctttaaaatgatcagttttGTTCACCCATGTAAGTATGTATATGCTGGGGGTTCTGCTAGCGCTGTTGAGGGTAGTGCTGTCCACTCGAACCTGCCCCCAACTCCTCTGAAGGCGGGGTGATGAGAAGGAGACATGGGTAACGTTTAGGCATCTGTTCGTGGTAGTCCATGTGTCCCCACTGTCTCTTTCCCACTGAGGGGCCTCCGTAGTAAGGGTGGGGCGTTTGATGCTGTGGCCTAGTTGACTGGTAGCGGAACCTGCCTCGAGAGCTGCTCTGATATCGGGGTGGACGGTAACCACGTCCTCTGCCTCTGGGGTGgccgccaccgccaccaccgCCTCTGTGTCCTCCCCTGTCTGTGGTACTGATGCCTGGCATGTTGGTCCTCTTGGGCATAACCTGCAGGCCAAAGAGCATATTTTtacagagctgcaacagtcaGTTCAGTCCTTTAggtgaaatgtcaaacatttcctttGACATTTATGATTGTAAATAAAACGTCTTGGGGCTTTCCACTGTCTGGTGCACAACAGCATTTTGAAGATGTCAAGGAAATTACAATATTTAAATTCCGGTCTTTCTCATTGCCTATACAAGCCCGTGGAAGATTAAGTTGTTCAATGTTGCCAGACTGTGGACTTCTTTGTGAGGTTAGTCGtaaggatgtgactttataaAGTGCTTCCTCTCAGCACCTCTCTCGGTTTGCTTAGAGAAAGCAACAATAGCTAACAAACAACTGGCTtcgaggagaagaagaagttcCACAGAGTTGCTGAACTTgataaaaataactttgttgcagttctgcttttttttttaacttcaccGTTTAGGATAATCTGTTAGTGTTTAAAGATGAGCCGTGATTGATATTCAACAGTAATGGAAGAGAAAACCTAATGTACTGATGCAAAGACAATAAAGTGGAATTTATTCATATGCAAGAGACCAGCTCAAATGAAGGAAAATTACAGTTAAATAGGTTATGTGAGTGGTTTGCTTTAAAAGAGGAACATAAGTAGACTCCAAAGTACTGTACAATGACTTTTTGAATTTACTTCCACCAAACGGTGACTAAGTTTTTGCaagtaacaaaatgtgtttcacaaatAAATTGGGGTAAGAGGAAGTGAAATGTGGGCTATACATGGGCATCACTTGAGCTCTGAGTCTCCTTTGAGAGTTTGTCCCCCAGTCACAATCCTATACCTGACTGTCTATCCTTAAAGGGTAACTAACCAATTATCCACATAAGTGTGTCAgcaggtcttgaggagtactactgcatgtgaaggaagtagtataaagccctctgtggctccagaggaagctccagtgatgtcatgtcATCTAACATAAATACTCCTCACCTTAAGGACTCTTCCTCTGAACATGGTCTCGTGCAAACCAATAGCACTATGCACAGAGTCTCGATCAGAGAACTCGATGTAGGCAAAgctgggaaaagaaaagagagaacgCCAATGACAAGTAAACTTGGATGCCAAATCTTTAGTCAAACAGTGCCAAAAGTATAAACGCACCCTTTTGGATGGCCGGAGAACCTGTCACACAGGATGGTCACACGGTTGACGGGACCACAGCCATTGAAGTGAATCTCCAACTCGTCTGCGGTAGCACCATAGTCTACCTGGgatttgtgtcagtgtgtcagatcagatgagtgacaaaaacaaaaacatgctcaatatgaagaaaagacagataTACAAGTCTTACATTTCCAACATAGACTGATCTGTTGTCTGCATCTATCCTCTCCTCAGGAGTCATGTTGTAGAAAGGTcctgtggaggaaacaaaacaattatacaGGCTGCTTTTGTGCATGCTACATATGAACTGTCTACACACGTGGTCACCacaggtgaaagaaaaagatttttcatCGCCACATCATGGATTTCTTGTATCATCTCAGAATCTGGCTCCCCTCtgattgtgttgctgttttgagggggaaccaaaaaaaaaaaaagaggaaggggagggcGAAAGGGATGAAGAGAtgcacagaggcagaaaatCGCCACAGGCAGCGAGGGAGGACCCTTCTGGTTCTCTGGGGCTCACTGCTTCGTCTCATTGGGCAGTGATGAGGCACATGTGAAGTGTCCCAGGTGTTAGCCAGATGGCGGGGGAGGCGGCTAGCTCACCTGCCTGGAGGCTGCGATGCTACACACCCCGTTAAGAATACACTGTCGAGGCTTCCCAAACGCCTGATCAGCATTTGGTTGTACAACAATATGACACAATAACAAACCGCGAGGCCCCCTGAGGGCCGTCTCACCAGGTCGAGGGCTGCTGGTCAGGAGCTGCATATCTCCTGCAtcacacctctcctcctccttcagtctctccgtctcttcttccATCTCCAGCTCCTGAACCCTGGCCTTGATGGCTGCCAGCTCCTGAGAAAACAAGTGTGGACGTCAGAGCATGAAGTTGTGCTTGACTAAAGCAGAATACTGCGCTGAAAACTAAACTGGTCACTCTCTGAATCAATGAGCACAAAAAAGTCACACAGGGACAGTGATTGGTTTGAGAATGAAAAAGTTGTTTGCCCTAACATATAAAGATAAGTTGTCCCATAAacaaaaattcagtcattatctcctcgcAGTCATGTTGATGTAAATTCAGGTCAAGTTTCTTTGGCCATAAAACTTTTCttgagcttcacaacaaaacagtgttgcaccGTTCTccctaaacagctgaagcagataGGGACttgactgaaaatgtaaaaagaagtaaaactAAAAACTTCTCCATACTACTTGACCTTCGCAATCCAGGTCTTTGAAAGCCCCGAGGTCCCAGACTGATTTGATAAAATGTTATTTGCGCTCTCGGCATGCAGTCAAGCCTGTGCACCAACTTCAGATGCTACTACTTTTAGTTCAACAACTGTAGTGAAGATTTCAGATAAAgcaatcaatttttttttttttttttttaaaaaaaggtacaaaTGGTGCCTTTTCAAGATGATTTGGGATCTCAGGAATTCCTGAGACTTGGAATACGCTAGACAAGATTTATGCAGccatttcagatttttgttgttggtttgtttacatttttaaaacaagtcctaaTCTGTGTACTTCAAAAATTCTTCCAACTTTCCATCAAGCATGAAGATGAGTagttaatgactgaattttcattttggagtGGCAGCGGCCTTATTGTACTTGAGGCctatttaacttttatttgacATACAGTGCTCAGATTTAGTGAGGGATACTGGGATGTTTTAGTGCTTCACTTCTTTATTCTGCAACATATTGGAATTTTTATTTACCGTTAATATTTTTGGTCCCCAAAAgtaatgcaacacattttcactgactTTTACTTCATATCTATGCAAATGCATGTATGCGCCCATATCCCTCACCAATTCTGATCGTGTACATCTGTCTAATTGTCATGGACACATGTGAAGGCCTTTCAGTGTTATGAAAATCAAATGACCAGAAGGTTCTTTTCTGAACAAAAGTTACCAATGCAAATATTTTGGTAAAAAGCACCACATGTTTCAGGAGCTGTGGCCTACTTATTCAAATCTCAGTGAGTAGAAATCTGAGTCAGTCACACTTCAGTGTGCTCAGACAGGCGTCACAGTTTCACATGCAGCTGGCCTGAGAGTCTGAACACAACATGATCACCTGAAAGCATCACTCCGGTGCCTGCTGCACAACGCACAGCCCGCTCTCTGTGCGAGCTAGCTGTGTGCCGTCACACCGGGAGATGCAGCATGTCAGCCGGGATATGGCTCGCTGATGTCGTCCTCTGCACAAAAAGCGTGCATCAGCGATACAGCGATACTACACACACAGCATAGcgaggttttttgtttttttttggtttgtttttgctcaaCGTGGTCGTCGTCATTAGCTCGCCCTACTGACGTgcgtgctaaaaaaaaaaaaaagaacaaacgcGACGGCACCGTTTTCATCAATACCCACCGGGTCCTCGGCGAAATGCTCCCCGATGGACTCGCCCTCCAGGTAGCCGTACTCCAGATGATTTTCCGCCATTCTCACTGCTCGAACATGGCATCTGCAAAGCCGActgcagcctgcacacacacacgcgcaagAAACGCCGAAAAATGTGTCTCTGGCAGCTGGGGAGCGGGCTGATGGTCCACAGACGCGACACCTGACGGCATGTGAGGCTAATAGATATCACCTGTGAGCGAGACTCATCACGCGCTGGATTGATTGACAAGAAGCGCGCACGTGAGAGAGACGCGCTGGAGGAGGGCGTCTACGTCCCAGTGGCGCGTCAGAGAGGGGGCCCATCCCCATCCGCTGCCCCACCCCACGCCCCTGGTCCCCCCATTTTTATTACTCCTATAGTAATGCCATATACATTTATAGAAAACGGCCTCATTCTTCGgaataaaacagactttaaaggggctctttgtgggtttttttgtggcacaaaattcagactcagaatttttattatttattatttataatatttaatggggtaataatacaaagtgaGAAATATTGATCttgtccataactgaataaagcagctgttctcagaggacaataaagtCCAGAGAACACTgattgaagctagaaaggtggcagggtccgccaaatgtaaacagtgtAATTTGTGGTGTCATTCaaaggtgcactgtgcagttttggggaatatgttttaatcagaagagaaagatcttcactgaccttgtgcctaaacaaactaagtaaacaatctctctttgtttttatgactaaatgaactgaataatcaaacaaacctttaaaggacaaaacagtttcttactgttttatttctgtggaccttattttacagttgttgttttgtttttttttgttattttttggaGAAAATGCATATCTCTGATTttcattattacctcattaatagtGTAAACACTAATTTATTCTACAAAAccacatagagcccctttaaaagtgcagtcttgctttttttctgccagtCCCTACCACATGCAAATAAAAGGAAGAAAGTAGtgaagaaaggtggcagggtccaccacatatgaacatagtatgaaattgtgttgtcctttgaggtcagtttgtttactggTTTATTCTGTCATGACAAGAGTTTGTATATTTAGATTGTTTAGGCATAAATAGAATGAGTCAGTGAACATCTTTTTATTCTGATTTAAACCTTTTAACTATTCACTATATCGCTAGTATTTAACAAAAGTCTCAGGACATTTTGCAGTAATCCTCAGAACCTTTTTACTAACTTCTTCTTATCTCCCTAAAGGTGATTCAAGATTTATTTACTGTCACTCTGGTTTTACAGATACACTCATGGGAAACTCTTATGCTCAGAGATTTCATGTGATAGTGGCAGTGAGACCACACTACTTAGTTTTGAGAGAGACATTTTAACAGATGAGGAACTTAGAGGGATTTATAGATTTTCAAGaccaaataaactgaataaacaaactgtccccAGAGGACAACACAGtatcatactgtttcactttgtttatattagCAGCACCAGTTAACTTGCTCACATCAAACAATGTCAGTTGACCTATATATGAGAATATATAAAATTACTACATCTAAGTTTAACGTTATTGCCTTATTActtctgtaaatatttgctgAAGGAAAATCAGGTGATGTTTTGTagtcatcaaaacatttctggagcttcacagcaaatcaGAGTTTTCCTTAACAACCTAAGTAGATgggcacatttttttaaatgtaaaaaaaaagaaaaaaacacagagcgcAACATAAAATGGCTCTTTACAGCTCGTCCAGCGTACTCAAGCCCACAGATCATTTTGAAGTTGTTCAAAACAAAACGCTGCAACACCGCTTTGCTGTGGatctcctgaaatgttttgaaggTCACGGAACTATCACCCAACTTTCGGCATGAGGGTGAGATAAATGACTTCAcatcagacattttgatttgttatagcaggaaaagcacagttGTGTCAGTAAGACATGACAGTGACCCAACGTGAGTAATGACAGGATCCCGTCATTAACGATTTATCTATGTTCTCCTACTGCAACTAATCAAAAGTCTGTTCAGTGTCTACACCACCTTCATGTATTCTAAATATGAAAAAGACTGCAGTTGGTTCTGGTTTTATGTGTTAAAATAGTCAGATGAACAAGGCCCAACATGTACAGGTCCTAAACAAATCTCATGTGGGGAGAAGTACAGTTATTGCAGGTTTGaccagaagaataaaaaaaaaaaaactttaaaaaagagGACATGGGAAAGGTTTCCACttttatttctactgaagtAACTTTCAGGTTGAAAGAATCACAGTATTCTGTCCGACGGTACCAGCTGTTCTAAGTCTTTAGTGAAGCTTGTTTAAACCCAGAACAGTTTCATGGCTGCACCGCTGCATCGACTTGAAACATCCTCaaagttttgtgcaaatttTGGATGGACATGTTTTATCAGTGGAGACTCTATAATTTAACAGTCTGTGGGTATAAACAGAGTTCTACTGCACAGCACAAGCTGATACTGATCGGCTCATCAGCAGCTCATACTGAAGAGGATGATGAACCTGGTGCAAGAGTTCAATAGGTATAAATAGAGAAAATGCCATTTTTAATTGACTTAGTTGACTTgaacaagaacaacacaatttgtGTGAACATGTGTCCCTATAAGATGTGAGCTTAATAATGAATTGTTGAATAATGGTTTGTTAAGTGTATGGAATAgttggaatattttttttttctttatctacTATCATATTCATGTAGACATGAGGGAACGCAACCGCATGACTCCTGAAGCTTACACATTAACATTGATCGTATAACAATGTGTAATTTCCCTCTTCTGTTGATGTTGTCTCAGCATGTAAGGAAGAAAAGCATCGCGagtgatgaatatttcatttcatgttttaattacaCAGTTACATTGTTCAACACAGACAATAACCTGAATTAGAATGTTTTACAGCTTCACACATCCAACAGAGCGAACAGTTAAAGAGCGGTATTAGCAACAGGGAGGAAAGCATgcaagaaataaatacaaatcagaATTTAATTCTTCTGGCACAGTTAACTTCATCTAAAAACGGCAACAG includes:
- the trappc2l gene encoding trafficking protein particle complex subunit 2-like protein is translated as MAVCIAVIAKENYPLYIRSVPTQNELKFHYTVHTSLDVVEEKISAVGKSLGDQRELYLGLLYPTEDYKVYGYVTNSKVKFVIVVDSSNTSLRDNEIRSMFRKLHNSFTDVMCNPFHNPGDQIQSKAFDGIVSGMMVQTG
- the pabpn1l gene encoding embryonic polyadenylate-binding protein 2, giving the protein MAENHLEYGYLEGESIGEHFAEDPELAAIKARVQELEMEEETERLKEEERCDAGDMQLLTSSPRPGPFYNMTPEERIDADNRSVYVGNVDYGATADELEIHFNGCGPVNRVTILCDRFSGHPKGFAYIEFSDRDSVHSAIGLHETMFRGRVLKVMPKRTNMPGISTTDRGGHRGGGGGGGHPRGRGRGYRPPRYQSSSRGRFRYQSTRPQHQTPHPYYGGPSVGKRQWGHMDYHEQMPKRYPCLLLITPPSEELGAGSSGQHYPQQR